From the Agromyces laixinhei genome, the window TCGTGATCGCCGGCCTGTTCTGGGGCCGTCGCCGCCGCACGAAGCAGATCGAGCACCTCGTCGATGAGGCGCGCGAGGCCGGTCGTCGTGAGGCCGCGCAGGCCCCTCCCCGTGACGGCGCCGACCCCGTGGCGGATCCTCGGAGCTAGGCAGGCGCGGCGGGCACGGTCGGTGCAGCCGGCGCCGGCGCGGCCGGCAATCGCACGGTGAAGCGGGTGCTGCCGGGTTCGCTTTCGACGTCGGCCGTGCCGCCGTGCGCGAGGGTCACCGCCCTGACGATGGCGAGCCCGAGACCCGTGCTGCCGGCGAGTCTCGACCGCGAGGAGTCGCCGCGCGCGAAGCGCTCGAACAGCGAGTCGGCGAGCGCCGGCGGAATGCCGGGTCCGTCGTCCTCGATGCTCAGCACGATCTCGGCTCCGTCGCGCCGGACGGACGCCACGATGGAGGTGCCGTCGGGCGTGTGCACCCTGGCGTTGGCCAGCAGGTTCGTCACGACCTGCCGCAGGCGCGGCTCATCGCCGACGACGATCGCCGCGACATCCGGAACTCGCACCTCCCACTCGTGGCCGGGGCCCGCGGCCTGCGCGTCGCCGACCGCCTCGACGACCACCTCGCCGAGATCGACCGGCAGCGCCGCGAGCGCGCGGCCCTCGTCGAGCCGGGCGAGGAGCAGCAGATCCTCGACGAGATCGGTCATGCGCACCGACTCCGACTCGATGCGCCCGATCGCGTGCACCACATCGGGCGGCAGAGCGCCGCCGTGCAGCCTCGTGAGCTCTGCGTACCCTCGGATCGACGCGAGCGGGGTGCGCAGTTCGTGCGAGGCGTCGGCGACGAATCGGCGCACCTTCTGCTCACTCTCCTCGCGTGCAGACAGGGCGGATGCCACGTGCCCGAGCATGCGGTTGAACGCACCGCCGAGGCGGCCCACCTCGGTGCGTTCATCGTCGACGGGCACGCGCTCGGCGAGCGCGACATCTCCCCGGTCGAGCGGCAGCTCCGAGACGTGCAACGCCGTCTCAGTCATGCGCGAGAGCGGCACGAGGGCGCGCCGCACGATGAAGGAGCCGAATCCGAGTGCGATCACGAGGCCCGCGAGCGCGACCACGGCGATCGTCACGGCGAGCTCCCTCGCCGAGGCGTTGACCTCCGCGAGGGGCAGCGCCAGCACCACACGCGTGTCCGGAGCGACGTCCTTCCGTTCGGCGAGCGCGCGGAACTCGCCGAGCGTGCGACCCATGTCGATCGTGTGCGCCTGCCCGTCGTCGGGGACCGCGGCGAGACTCGCCGTCGATCCCGGGCCGAGGGTCAGGATGCCCTGCGCGCCTTCGGCGATATACGCGGCATCGGCGGGGCCGGAGTCGGGAACCACCGCGGCGAGTGTTCCAGCCGACTGGCCTGCGATATCGAGCAGCACATCGGCCGATTCCTCATCTCCGGAGAAGGGCAACGGCCCTTGGATGTTCAGCACGGCGCGGTCCATCGCCGAGCGCAGGTCGGTGTCGACGGCGGCGACCGAGGACGTGTGGAAGACGCTCACACTGACGACGCCGACGACCACGCTGACCGCTGCGAGGAGCGCGGCGACCACGAAGAGGAGGCGCCGCTGCAGCGTCCATTCCCGACGGCGCTTCCGCTGCGCCTCTGCAGCGGCCGGGAGTCCGAGCGAGTCGCCTGCGACGGGCATCACACCGGTCGCGTTCGCCCGAGCCGCCGCCGCGTAGCCGGTATCGCCCGGCTGAATCATCCGACCGCCTTGAGCATGTACCCGGCGCCGCGCACGGTGTGGATCATCGGCTCACGGCCTGCATCGAGCTTCTTTCGCAGATAGGAGATGTAGAGCTCGACGACCGACTCCTTGCCGCCGAAGTCGTAGCTCCACACGCGGTCGAGGATCTGCGCCTTCGAGAGCACCCGGCGAGGGTTGCGCATGAGGAAGCGCAGCAGCTCGAACTCGGTGGCGGTCAGCTCGACGGGTGCGCCCGCGCGTGCGACCTCGTACGAGTCCTCGTCGAGGGTCAGGTCGCCGACGACGAGCACCGGGTCCTTCGCCTGGGCGAGCATGAGGGTCGAGCGACGGATGAGTCCGCGCAGGCGCGCCACGACCTCTTCGAGGCTGAAGGGCTTGGTGACGTAGTCGTCGCCGCCCGCGGTGAGCCCGGCGATGCGGTCGTCGAGCGAGTCCTTCGCGGTGAGGAAGAGCACCGGCGTCTCCGAGCCGTCGGCCCGCACACGCTGCAGCACCTCGAGTCCGTCGATATCGGGAAGCATGATGTCGAGCACGATCGCGTCGGGCCGGAACTCGCGGGCGATCTTCACCGCGGACTGACCGTCGCTCGCGGTGCGAACGTCCCATCCCTCGTACTTGAGCGCCATCTTGAGCAGCTCGGTGAGGGAGTGCTCGTCGTCGACCACGAGCACGCGAACCATCGAGCCGTCGCCCTTGGCGATGGCTGGGGCGCGGTGCGGGGTCGCTTCGGCGTTCGTGCTCATACCTCCAGTATCCGGGTCGAGCTATGCGTTCCCTATGACTCTCTGGGCCGAATGCCGCACGTACTCCGAGACGACGACCCCAGACTCGTAGGCCGTCGTCTCGATCTCGTCGAAGCGCTGCGGATCGTACGCACCCGGCGTGAAGAGCGGGATTCCGTCACCGAACAGCACCGGGTTGCGCTTCAGTACGAGCCGGTCGATCTCATCGACGAGAGCGCCGGCCAGCGAGCCCCCGCCGCACAGCCAGATGGACCTGCCCGACTCTGCCTTCAGCCGCCGCACCGCATCGACCGGATCTTCATCGGTGACGGTGAGGTTCCGGGTCTCGCCCGGGATGTCGGACTCTGTGCGCGTTCGGGAGAAGACGATCTGCCGGAGGTGCCGATACGGACTGGCCGTCCTCCCGACCTCGTACGTGTTCCAGCCCATCAGGACGGAGTCGAACATCGAGCCGTCGCTCTGGATGCCGTAGGCGTCGGCGATGTCGGTCGGGATGGCGTCGGCGAACCGATCATTCAGGGCCGCCATGTGATCGCCCTCCACGGGGAAGGCGTCGAACTCGCCGGCCGGGCCGGCGATGAATCCGTCGAGGCTGACGGCGACGTAGTAGACGAGTTCTCGCATGGGTGCTCCAATCACAACTGTTGTAGTGATTGGAAGACTACATCATCTGTAGTGGTTGGGCTACCATCAAGCATGGCGAAAAACACTGAGCGACGACGGTTGCTCGCCGACGCGGGATTGCGCGTGCTCGCTCGCGAAGGTTCACGCGGGCTCACCCACCGCGCGATCGATGAGGCGGCCGGCGTCCCCGTTGGAACCGCGTCGAACTACTTCCGCAGCCGCGAGGCACTGGTCTCGGGTCTGGTCGAGCGCATCGGCGAGCGCCTCGCTCCCACGCCCGACGATCTCGAGCGTCGCAGCGCCGCGACACCGAGCCGGGCGCTGTTCGCCGACTACATCCGCGACATCGTGCGCCGACTCACGTCCGAGCGCGAGGTCACGCTCGCCCTGTTCGAGCTCCGCCTCGAGAGCTCCCGGCGCCCCGAGCTCGCCGCCGTGCTCGGTGCGTGGCGACGTGCGGGATTCGAGGCCGACGTCAAGTTCAACACCGCTGCCGGTCTTCCGGGCGGGCGCCGCGAGATCGCCCTGTTCCATTACGCCATCGACGGACTATTGCTCGACAGGCTCACCGACCCGCTCGACCCCGACTCGTCGGCCGATGAGGTCATCGACATGCTCATCGCAGGGCTCCTGCCCGAGCGCTGACGGTTCCTGGAGCGGGGCGCGCCGATCGGATTCGTCGACGCGTCAGATCAGCTCGTGGCGCAGCGCCCACGCCGCAGCCGCTGCGCGAGAGGGAACACCGAGCTTCGTACGGATGTTCGCGATGTGGCGATGCACAGTGTGCGGCGAGAGCAGGAAGTGAGCAGCGATCTCGACGTCGGTCTCACCGCGGGCGACACGCCGCAGCACGTCGCGCTCGCGCTCGGTGAGCCGGGCCGAACCGCCCGGCGCGCCGTGCGGCGGCGCTGGACCGAGGGGTGCGCCGAGGAAGGAGAGGGTCTCGCGCGTGACCGAGTCGGCGTCGCCCCGCCACGGAAAGTGGTCATCGCCCTCGAGCGCCACGAACCGGGCCGTGCGGATGCGGCCGGCCAGGTCTTTCCCGAGTGCGAACGGAATGGCTCGATCGTCACGTCGATGCAGCACGAGCGTCGGCGCGAGCACCTCACCGAGCTGGTCGGTGACATCGAAGTCGTACACCGCACGCAACGACGCGAGCGCGACCTCGCGCGACGCCGAGAGTCGCTGGAACTCGGCGAACTCGGCGCGCTCCTCTGCTGTCGCGTCGGGCAGGAACAGGTCGGCGAGCACCCGCGAGCCGAGGCCCCAGTGCTGATCGATGACGGCGATCATCGCCGCTCGCGCCGCGGGCGGCGCGAGGTCGGCTCCGCGGGCGTAGCCGCCGTACAGCACGAGTCGCGTGACGCGCTCGGGATGCCGCGCGGCGAAGAGGGCCGCGACACCACTCCCTGACGACCCGCCGAACAGCGCGATCGCGCCCGGCCCCGGCGCCGCCTCGTCGACGATCGCTTCGAGGGTCGCGAGTTCCTCTTCGAGCGTGCGGGCGGGAAGCGCCCGCCGGTCGGAAGCCCCGACGCCGGGCCGGTCGTAGCGGATGACCGTGCGATACCCGGCGAGCGAGCTCACGAACCGCCGAAATCCGGTGTTCCGCCAGTCGAGCTCGAGGTGGCTCGACCACCAGCCGCCGACGAAGAGTGGCGGGCCCTGGCCGACGGCAGACCACGCGATCGGCGACGAACCGTGCTGCGTGTACCGGACGACCTGATCCTCGGGATCCACTCCACAAGTCTGCGGCACCCCGCACCTCAATGAAAGACCGCGACCTCCTCGTCCAACTCCGCCAGCGCGGTCGGCAGCTCGGCGCGGTGCTCCGCGAGCAGCGCACGAGCGCCGTCGAACTCCGGCTCGTCGCCGCCGTCCAACAGAATCGGCACGTGCTCGCCGGGCAGCAGCAGCTCGGCGCGACCGCCCGCGGGCGCCGCGACCACCCGCAGCACCCCGGCGTCGAGCTGTTCGTCGAGCCAGGTGCATGCCTGTTGCTCACCCAGGCCCGTGAGCACGGCGAACGTGAGGGCATCCACGGGGCCAGCGTCGAACAGGACCCGGTAGTAGCCGCGCTCGCGGCCGATTCGGATCGACGCACGGATGGCGGCCGCTGCGGGGGTATGGAAGGCAGACATGATGACGCTCCTCGGATCGGGGCCCCGACGAGGGGCCTTCTGACACCTCCGATTCCAACGCGACCTTCGGCGCCGGGCATCGCGCGTCCGGGCCAGTCTTCGATGGCCGATTCGGGCCATCCGACCGCGATTCGGTGCTGCCGGCACCTGTGCTGCGCCAACTCGAGTCGGCCGCAACATTGGACAGATCGGTCGACGACCACCCACGGCATCCGGAGACGAAGGTGTACTACTGGAGCGTCGTGGACTGAGCCACCCGGGTGACGCACAGGCAACATCCATACGATCGAATGGATGCCCCACTCCACCGAGACCCGTGAGACCCGCCGCCGCCGTACCCTGATCGCCGCCGCGATCGCCGGTGTCGTGCTCGTCGCCGGAGGGGCGACCATCGCGTGGTCTGCCTGGCAGGGGGCGATCGGGTCTGCCGCCGAGTCCGCCTCGGGCTTCACGACGACCGAGGTCGATCGCGCCGAGGCATCCGGCACCGAGGTCGCCGACTTCTCGGCCTACTCCGACAGCGTCGCCGCCCAGCTCGCCTACGCACACGAGCACTGGGCCGACACCGAGAGCGAGACCTACGGCTACCTCGACGAGAACGACTGCGTGAACTTCACGAGCCAGACCCTGCTCGCCCGCGGCTGGGTCGAAGACGACGAGTGGTGGTTCGACGAGTCGGGCGACGCCTACAGCCATGCCGACGCCTGGATCAGCTCGACGGCGCTGCGCGACTACCTCGAGTCGCACCCCGAGCGGGCGACTGTGCTCACCGACGACGAGCGTTCATCGGTGAAGGTCGGCGACATCGTGCAGTTCGACTGGGACGACTCGGGCGACCGCGACCACACCGGCATCGTGACCGCGGTCGAGACCGACGCCGCGGGCGAGGTCACGATCCTCTACGCCGGCCACACCGACCCGACCTGGGACCGCTCCGTCGACTTCGCGATCACCGAGCTGCACCCCGGCGGCGTCGCCTACTACTGGAGCATCCCCGAGTGAACCGCGGCCGTCACGCGATCTCGTCCTTGCCGTCGCGCACCACGAACGCGCCCGTCTCGAGCTCGCCGAACTCGGTCTGACGCAGGGTCAACGAGACGGCGCCGGCACCGCCGGTCAGCACCTCGGACTCGGTGATCCGGTACCCGGCGGGTGCTGCCCCGTCGGCGAACAGCCGCTTGCCCTCGCCCACCACGACCGGGAACTGCAGGAGCCGGTAGGTGTCGACGAGACCGGCGTCGTGCAGGCTGCGCGCCAACTGCCAACTGCCGTGCACCTGCAGCTCGCGGCCTGGCTGCTCCTTCAACCGGCGCACCTGCTCGACGATGTCACCCCGAAGCACGGTCGTGTCGCCCCACGCTGCATCGGCGTCGGAGAGCGTGTCGCTGACGACGTACTTCTTCCAGGTGTTGAGCGCGGTGGCGACGTGGTTCTCGGGGTCGGTGACCTGCGACCAGTACTCGCGCATCATCTCGAAGGTGGTGCGCCCGAGCAGGAAGGCGTCGGCATTCCCGAACCATCCGTCGACCGGGTCGAGCTGCCCGTCGGCGGCGTTCGGCACGATCCATCCGCCGCGCGTGAAGCCGTTGCTGCGATCCTCGTCGGCGCCGCCGGGGCCCTGCATGACGCCGTCGAGGGTGATGAAGGTGTTGACGCTGAGTTCCATGGGTTGCTCCTTGCACGGGTAGGGAGCCGCGGTTCACGTGCGGCTCGATGATCTCCTACCTTGCGTACGAACGAGCCTCGCCCCGATCGACATGAGATCGGAATTCATGCGCCGACGTTCATCGATGCCCCGTGGGCTACTGATTCGAGAACGCGGCGTCGAACGACGTCTCGGGCTTCGGCCAGAGCAGCGAGCGGATGAATCCGACCGCCTCCGCCGCCCCGTGCAGACGATCCATGCCCGCGTCCTCCCATTCGACCGAGATCGGTCCGGCGTAGCCGATCGCGTCGAGCGCCCGGAAGGAGTCCTCCCACGGCACGTCGCCGTGGCCGGTCGAGACGAAGTCCCACCCCCGTCGCGGGTCGCCCCACGGCAGGTGCGAGCCGAGCACGCCGGCGCGGCCGTTGGCAGGCCGAAGACGCGTGTCTTTGCAGTCGACGTGGTAGATGCGGTCCTTGAAGTCCCAGATGAAGCCGACCGGGTCGATGTTCTGCCACATCATGTGCGAGGGGTCCCAGTTGAACCCGAACGCCTCCCGGTGCCCGATCGCCTCGAGTGCGCGCACCGAACTCCAGTAGTCGTACGCGATCTCAGACGGGTGCACCTCGTGTGCGAACCGCACACCCTCGGCGTCGAAGACATCGAGGATCGGGTTCCAGCGCGCAGCGAAGTCCTCGAATCCGGCCTCGATCACCGACGCGGCCACAGGCGGGAACATCGCGACGTAGGGCCAGATTGACGAGCCGGTGAAGCCCACGACCGTGTCGACGCCGAGCGCGCGGGCGACCCGCGCCGAGCGCTTCATGTCTTCGGCCGCGCGCCGGCGGACGCCCTCGGCGTCGCCGTCACCCCACGTATAGGGCCGCACGATGGCCTCGTGGCGGAAGTCGATGGGTGCGTCGCACACCGCCTGGCCGGTGAGATGGTTCGAGATCGCGTAGACCTTCAGCCCGTGACGGTCGAGGATCTCGCGGCGCTCGTCGAGGTAGCCCGGCTCCTCCTCGGCGAGCTTCAGGTCGAGATGGTCGCCCGAGCAGGCGATCTCGAGCCCGTCGTACCCCCACTCGGCGGCGAGTCTGGCGACCTCTGCGAACGGCAGGTCGGCCCATTGGCCCGTGAAGAGGGTGACGGGGCGGCGCGTGGTGGTCATCGTGTCTCCCGATCGTCTTGGAGAGCGGTCAGGTAGCGGATGCTCCGTGCCGCCAGTTCGTCTTGGGATGCGGCGAGCGGCCGCCACACCGATGCGGCGACCGCGATGGTGTCGTTGTCGCCCGTGAAGCTCTCGAGACCGAGGGGCCCGGCGTAGCCCACGTCATCGAGGGCATCGAGGAAGTCGGGCCAGTCGATGTGGTCGTCGCCCACCGCGCCGCGATCGTTGCCGCAGACCTGCACGTAGGCGAGGTGCTCGCCGGCGAGGCGGATGGCGTCGCCGACGCGCTGCTCCTCGATGTTCAGGTGATAGCTGTCGAGGGCGAGGCCGAGGCCGGGGCCGAGCAGCGGCCCGAGCACCTCGAGCGCCTGCTCGACGGTGTTGATGAGGCTCGTCTCGTACCGGTTCAGCGGCTCGATCGCGAGACGGATGCCGCTGCGCTCCGCCGCACGCACGACCGGGGCGAGGCTGTCGACAAGTTCACGGGAGCGGGCGGCCCGCTCCTCGGCGTCCATGCGCCAGGTGCGGCCGGTGGCGGCGGTGAACGGGCCGGCGACGATGCGGGAGCCGAGCTGCTCGGCGACGCCGACGCAGTGCACGAGGTAGTTCTGGGTGGCGACGATCTCGGAGGCGGGCGCCGCGATGAGGTTGCGGCCCGGGCCCATCGCACCGATCACCACGGGTGCGAGCCGGTGCTCGCGAAGCACCTCCGCCGCGGCATCCGGCGACCAGTCGCCCGGCGACTCGACGGGCAGTTCGATCGACCCGAACCCCATGCCCGCGGCCTTCGCGGCGAGTTCGGCGAGCGAGTCGTCGCGCAGCGGTGAGGTCCAGACCCAGGTGTTGACGCCGATGATGCGGCGCATGCTGCCTCCTTGGAACGTGCGGTCGAAGCGGTTGAACGTGCGAGGTCGGGCGGCCGTGGGTGACCCACCGCCGCCCGACCAGATCAGGCTGTCATACGATCACCCGTCACGGGATCACGCGGTCCTGCCAGACCTGCGGGTAACCGGGCAGGTCTTCTCCGCCGAACTTGGCGTAGTGGCCGTCGGGCATGCCCTCGTTCGCCGCAAGGTACTGGTCGAGCTCCTCAGCGGTGATCGGCGACTGCGGAAGCACCCATTCCTTGGGGATCTCCTCGCCCGCGAAGATCTTCTGCACCGCGAGCAGCGGCGTGCGCCACTGGAAGTTGGAGTACACCGGAGCAAGGCCGGTCAGGCCCGTGTCCTTCCACTTGCGCAGGAAGCTCATCTCGTCTTCACCCGTCATGACGGGGTAGTCGACGCCGGCGTCCTCGAAGGCCTCGATGGCGGCGACGGCGCCGTCACCGGCGTCCATCCAGATGCCGTCGACATCGCCCTTGGCGAGTTCGTCGGAGATGATCTTCTTGATCTCGGTGGGGTCGGCGCCCGTGAAGTAGTCGACCGCCTCGATGTCGTTCTCCTCGAAGAGCTTCTCGGCCGCGGCCCAGCGCTGCTCGAGCACGTCCACACCCGGGAGGATGCGGAGCGCGACGACCTTCGAGCCCGGCTCGAGCTCCTCGATCAGGAACTCAGCGGTGTCGATGCCCCACGCGAATCCGCCGATGGGGTGGATGAACGTGACGGGGCAGTCGGTCTGCACACCGCGGTCGAAGACCACGACGGGCTTGCCGGTGTCGCACGCGCGCTCGACGGCCGGGGTCATGGCCGCCGTGGAGTTCGGCGAGATGATGAAGAAGTCGCAGTTGCCTTCATTGATGAAGTAGTCGATGTCGGCGATCTGCGTGTCATCGGAGTCCTGCGCGTCGCGGGTCTCCATCTCGGAGATGACGCCGGCCTCCTGCAGCACCTGCAGTTGCTGGTTCATCGTGATCCAGCCGGTCTGGCGCCACGGGTTGGAGATCGACGCGTTCGCGAAGCATCCCTTCTTCGCGCCCGTCGCCGCGTACTGCGACGTGTCGATCATCTCGGCGTTGATGTGCTGCAGCCACGGCTGCCCCTCGGGCCCTTCGGGCACGACGGTCCGCTCGTCGTACTGCTTGTCGTAGAGCTCCTGGTCGAACCACTCGACCGCCTCTTCCGAGGCTGCGGCGTCATCCGTCGGTGCAGCCACGTTGGGGTCGGTCGTACATCCGGCCAGTGCCATCAGCGCGAGAGCGCCGACCATGGCGGATGCCACGGTGTACTTGCGTCGCATCACGAACCTCCATTGGTTTCGTTGTCAGCCCTCTGCGTCGAGGGAATGGGTGCAGGGCGAGCGGATGCCGCGGCATCCTGCTCCTCCGCCGGTGCCGGCGAAGTCTGGGTCGCCGGGTCCTCCGGCGAAGTGTGGGTGACGGGCGCCTCGAGGGCGCGGCCCTTGCGGCGGGCGCGAAGTGTGGTCGCCGAGTATGCGACGGCGAGGATGATGATCGCGCCCTGCACCGCATCGCGATAGGTCGACGGCACGCCCGCGAAGTTCAGCAGGGTGAAGAGCGCCTCGAGCGCGAAGGCACCGGCTGCAGCCGCGACCACCCAGCCGCGGCCGCCGCCGAGCACGACGCCGCCGAGCACGACCGCGGTGATCGCGATGAACTCGTAGCCGCGACCGACGCTCGGGTGCACGCCGGCGTATCCGACGAGCAGCACACCTGCCACGGTGGCCGAGAGCGAGGAGATCACGAACGTCGAGGTCTTCACCCACCAGTTGCGGGTGCCCGCGTAGCGCGCCGTCGTCGGGTTGTCGCCGAGGGCGATGATCGTGCGGCCGAACGGGCGACGCGAGAACCAGATCGCGACGACGAGCACGACCACGAGCACCACGACCGACCACGGCAGGATGTCGATGACGGGCAGGCCCCGGATGCCGCCGCGGCCGATCTCACGGAACTCCTCGGCCGGGTTTCCGGTCGCCGCGCCGCCGGTCCAGTAGAGCGTGGCTCCCAGCAGGGCGAGCATCATGCCGAGGGTGGCGATGAAGCTCGGCACCTTGAGCAGGGTGACGATCAGCCCGTTGACGAGGCCGATGAACGCGCCGAAGGCGAGCATGAACAAGAGGACGGGCACCGACTTCGACGCATCCTCGCCGATGAGGTTGCCGGCGATCACGACCTGCGTCGTCACGACCGAGCCCATCGAGAGATCGAACTCGCCGCCGACGATCACGAAGTACTGGCCGATCGCGACGATCGCGACGGGGGCGACTCGCTGGATGAACCGGATGAACTGCGACGGCTCGGCGAACGACGGATTCAGCACGGTGATCGAGACGAGCAGCACGATCAGCAGCAGGAAGACGGCGCCCTTGGGGCTGATGAGCGTGCGGCCGAATCCGGCGAGTCGCTCGCCCAGGGTGGGCTGCTCGGTGGTCACGGCGCTCATGCCCGATCCTCCTTCACGTGCGTTCCGGTCGCTTCGGCGGACCCTGGGGGCGATCCCCTGCCCGGCGAGCCCGCCGAAGCGACACCGACGGGCTCGGCGGCCGAGCCCCCGCCTGCCGAACTCGTCGACCCTGCGCCGAAGCGCGGGCGCCTGCGGTCGATCGAACGGCTCGTGTAGACGGCGACGGCCGCGACGATGACGATGCCGCGAACGACGTCTTTCAGGAAGGGGTTGACCTGCATGACGCTCATGACGCTGTCGACCACCGCGAAGATCGCGACGCCGCCGATGGTGCCCCAGATCGAGCCGCGGCCACCGAGCAGCAGGGTGCCGCCGAGCACGACTGCGGCGATCGAGAGCAGGTCGTAACCGCCCTGGATGCCGACGGTGGGGCTGCCGACGCCGAGACGGCTCGCGAGCAGCAGGCCCGCCAGGGCCGCCGAGATCGAGCACAGCACGTGCGCGACGATGATCGGTCGAGCGGTGCGGATGCCCGAGAGCCGTGCGACCTGCTCGTTGCCGCCGACGGCGAACATGTGGTTGCCGATGCGAGTGCGGGCCAGGAAGAAGGCACCGGCGAGGGCGACCACGAGCATCAGGAGGGTCGACACCGGTACCGGACCGATGCCGGTCGCGCCGATGAGCTGGAACTCCCACGGCACCTCGCCGCTCGTGCCCTTGTAGTTCGAGTCGAGGTAGCCCTTGACGATGAGGCCGGTGCCGAGCGTCGCGATGAACCCGTTGACCTTGAGCTTCGTGACGATGAGGCCGTTCGCGAGACCGAAGAGGCCGGCGACGACGAGCACGGCGAGCACGGCCATCGGGATGTTCGCCGGGTTGCCGGCCATCAGGTCGGCGGCGATGAGGCTCGAAAGGCTGATGACGTAGGGCACCGACAGGTCGAGCGAGGCGCAGAGGATCACGAACGTCTGGCCGATCGCGACGAAGCCGAGCACGCTCATGCCGGTCAGGATGTCGCGGATGTTGCCGTCGCTGAAGAAGTTGCGCCCGACGCTCGCGACGAGGATCGCACCGATGACGATGACGCCGACGAGGGCGATGCCGACGATGAGGCTCGCGTCGAGCGGGCGGCGCCGGCTGCGGCGAGCGGATGCTGCGGTGCTCATCGCCCTGCCTCCTCTTCTGGGGCATCCGCAGTGCCGACGACGCGCTCGCCGTCGACCTTGAGGGTGCCGGTGGCGGCCGAGAGGATCGTGGCCTCATCGCTGCGGGCGGGGAGTTCGGCCGAGGCCAGGCCGTCGTGCATGACCAGGATGCGATCAGACATGCCGATGACCTCAGGCAGTTCCGAGGAGATCATGAGGATGGCGACACCTTCCTTGGCGAG encodes:
- a CDS encoding sugar phosphate isomerase/epimerase family protein, translated to MTTTRRPVTLFTGQWADLPFAEVARLAAEWGYDGLEIACSGDHLDLKLAEEEPGYLDERREILDRHGLKVYAISNHLTGQAVCDAPIDFRHEAIVRPYTWGDGDAEGVRRRAAEDMKRSARVARALGVDTVVGFTGSSIWPYVAMFPPVAASVIEAGFEDFAARWNPILDVFDAEGVRFAHEVHPSEIAYDYWSSVRALEAIGHREAFGFNWDPSHMMWQNIDPVGFIWDFKDRIYHVDCKDTRLRPANGRAGVLGSHLPWGDPRRGWDFVSTGHGDVPWEDSFRALDAIGYAGPISVEWEDAGMDRLHGAAEAVGFIRSLLWPKPETSFDAAFSNQ
- a CDS encoding alpha/beta fold hydrolase gives rise to the protein MDPEDQVVRYTQHGSSPIAWSAVGQGPPLFVGGWWSSHLELDWRNTGFRRFVSSLAGYRTVIRYDRPGVGASDRRALPARTLEEELATLEAIVDEAAPGPGAIALFGGSSGSGVAALFAARHPERVTRLVLYGGYARGADLAPPAARAAMIAVIDQHWGLGSRVLADLFLPDATAEERAEFAEFQRLSASREVALASLRAVYDFDVTDQLGEVLAPTLVLHRRDDRAIPFALGKDLAGRIRTARFVALEGDDHFPWRGDADSVTRETLSFLGAPLGPAPPHGAPGGSARLTERERDVLRRVARGETDVEIAAHFLLSPHTVHRHIANIRTKLGVPSRAAAAAWALRHELI
- a CDS encoding dihydrofolate reductase family protein, translating into MRELVYYVAVSLDGFIAGPAGEFDAFPVEGDHMAALNDRFADAIPTDIADAYGIQSDGSMFDSVLMGWNTYEVGRTASPYRHLRQIVFSRTRTESDIPGETRNLTVTDEDPVDAVRRLKAESGRSIWLCGGGSLAGALVDEIDRLVLKRNPVLFGDGIPLFTPGAYDPQRFDEIETTAYESGVVVSEYVRHSAQRVIGNA
- a CDS encoding sugar phosphate isomerase/epimerase family protein encodes the protein MRRIIGVNTWVWTSPLRDDSLAELAAKAAGMGFGSIELPVESPGDWSPDAAAEVLREHRLAPVVIGAMGPGRNLIAAPASEIVATQNYLVHCVGVAEQLGSRIVAGPFTAATGRTWRMDAEERAARSRELVDSLAPVVRAAERSGIRLAIEPLNRYETSLINTVEQALEVLGPLLGPGLGLALDSYHLNIEEQRVGDAIRLAGEHLAYVQVCGNDRGAVGDDHIDWPDFLDALDDVGYAGPLGLESFTGDNDTIAVAASVWRPLAASQDELAARSIRYLTALQDDRETR
- a CDS encoding amidase domain-containing protein translates to MPHSTETRETRRRRTLIAAAIAGVVLVAGGATIAWSAWQGAIGSAAESASGFTTTEVDRAEASGTEVADFSAYSDSVAAQLAYAHEHWADTESETYGYLDENDCVNFTSQTLLARGWVEDDEWWFDESGDAYSHADAWISSTALRDYLESHPERATVLTDDERSSVKVGDIVQFDWDDSGDRDHTGIVTAVETDAAGEVTILYAGHTDPTWDRSVDFAITELHPGGVAYYWSIPE
- a CDS encoding sensor histidine kinase, which encodes MIQPGDTGYAAAARANATGVMPVAGDSLGLPAAAEAQRKRRREWTLQRRLLFVVAALLAAVSVVVGVVSVSVFHTSSVAAVDTDLRSAMDRAVLNIQGPLPFSGDEESADVLLDIAGQSAGTLAAVVPDSGPADAAYIAEGAQGILTLGPGSTASLAAVPDDGQAHTIDMGRTLGEFRALAERKDVAPDTRVVLALPLAEVNASARELAVTIAVVALAGLVIALGFGSFIVRRALVPLSRMTETALHVSELPLDRGDVALAERVPVDDERTEVGRLGGAFNRMLGHVASALSAREESEQKVRRFVADASHELRTPLASIRGYAELTRLHGGALPPDVVHAIGRIESESVRMTDLVEDLLLLARLDEGRALAALPVDLGEVVVEAVGDAQAAGPGHEWEVRVPDVAAIVVGDEPRLRQVVTNLLANARVHTPDGTSIVASVRRDGAEIVLSIEDDGPGIPPALADSLFERFARGDSSRSRLAGSTGLGLAIVRAVTLAHGGTADVESEPGSTRFTVRLPAAPAPAAPTVPAAPA
- a CDS encoding response regulator transcription factor — its product is MSTNAEATPHRAPAIAKGDGSMVRVLVVDDEHSLTELLKMALKYEGWDVRTASDGQSAVKIAREFRPDAIVLDIMLPDIDGLEVLQRVRADGSETPVLFLTAKDSLDDRIAGLTAGGDDYVTKPFSLEEVVARLRGLIRRSTLMLAQAKDPVLVVGDLTLDEDSYEVARAGAPVELTATEFELLRFLMRNPRRVLSKAQILDRVWSYDFGGKESVVELYISYLRKKLDAGREPMIHTVRGAGYMLKAVG
- a CDS encoding dihydrofolate reductase family protein, which encodes MELSVNTFITLDGVMQGPGGADEDRSNGFTRGGWIVPNAADGQLDPVDGWFGNADAFLLGRTTFEMMREYWSQVTDPENHVATALNTWKKYVVSDTLSDADAAWGDTTVLRGDIVEQVRRLKEQPGRELQVHGSWQLARSLHDAGLVDTYRLLQFPVVVGEGKRLFADGAAPAGYRITESEVLTGGAGAVSLTLRQTEFGELETGAFVVRDGKDEIA
- a CDS encoding TetR/AcrR family transcriptional regulator codes for the protein MAKNTERRRLLADAGLRVLAREGSRGLTHRAIDEAAGVPVGTASNYFRSREALVSGLVERIGERLAPTPDDLERRSAATPSRALFADYIRDIVRRLTSEREVTLALFELRLESSRRPELAAVLGAWRRAGFEADVKFNTAAGLPGGRREIALFHYAIDGLLLDRLTDPLDPDSSADEVIDMLIAGLLPER